Part of the Rissa tridactyla isolate bRisTri1 chromosome 3, bRisTri1.patW.cur.20221130, whole genome shotgun sequence genome, GATGCTGGCGTTAGACCAACTCCTCCGTTTTGCCATACAACTTACATGACGAGCTAAAGATTTCCCTGCTACCGATACAGCAGAGAGATCCTCTTTCGGCACAGAGGTCCCTCAAAGGTCATGTCTGCTACCAGCTGGCTCTTTCAAACACCAACAGCTACGGAAGGTGCTTTCAAACTGGGAACCCTTCCCCCTGTAGAACTGGGACTATTCATACAGGTCAGACAGCAGCAATTCTTGACTCAGACTTGACCTAAGTTAGACCAAAGCCTGGTGGTGATGGGCTCTGaatctgcagctcctgccttcaTCCCAGTGGTGCCCACTGCCATGGGAGGGATGGGAAGTCCAGGTAACCAGTCTtgagccctgccagcaccctcCTGAGGATTTAACACGTCTACATGAAATGTGATTAAATTTATCTGAAACCACCACCAGAGTTATTAATCGCCTAGAAGATACCCAGTGATGGGGCACAGCCTCGTGCATCTGCCTTCACCCTGGAAAGGGGACAAGTTCCTCAGCAGAGGGACAGAGTTATTCAGTCGCTATTACTTTCATCAGCTGAGGAACGAAATTAGCTGCATCTAAGGCTCTGTACTTGTGCTGTTGCCTGCTGCTGGGCTCTTGGAGCTGGGATAAAATGTCGATCTACCCTTCATTCAAAATCCTCAATTTTAGCATCGGGCAAACATGgtattttattcacttttaatACGACTGTACTTGGAAGGAAAATCTTTTGACCAAAAAGCACATTAGGGGAAAAGATGCAAGGAGTGGGAGGTGTTattgctaaaaaagaaaaaataataaatctagtactagtttccaggaaaaaagaaagatcattacTATGTCTGGATATGCCTAAATAAAGgcagagatgtatttttttcccctaactaaAGCCTGCTATTGAGCTAAAAAGAgagattttattattatctttttttttttttttttttaagcaggggAAGTGTCCTGTAAATTTAATACAGCTGAAGTTTTATATTTAATTGTTCTCTCTagctttccaaaataatttgctttgtgTATGTTAGGACAAAAGATTTCTGTGTATGGCTGAACAGAGGTTAATCATGCATAGCAGGCAGCTGCACAAGGGCTGAGGAACAGACCTCTGGGTGGGGGAAAGAACTTGATGCAGCCTGAATATATCAGTACCTGTGTCTTTTGTGCTTCGTTTCCCTTACGGGCTTGAGAGCTGAAGGCTCACGATGACCGCACCGTGGCTCCCTGTGAGCCACAGCCATGACACCATTAACGCAGGTCGCGTGTTGGcctggcaggggagggaaaggaggcagCCGCGGCTTGAAAGGTTTTTGGCCGAGGGCGATgccccctccatcacctccctgcctGCGGAAGGAGCCACCGGCCCCCGGGAAACCCACCAGCACCTGGGCTGTGGGCTTGGCTCAGTTTCTGACCCCACGGGATGGTCTAAAAGGCTTGGGGAGGGCGGGTGGCTCTTTTACGTGAACGCTGTTGCTGAAGGAGCGCCACCAGCCAACACCCGGTGTTTTATTTGGCCTCTCCAAGCCCCCCACCCGCTCCCCCATGACTGCCccgctcctgcagcccctgggggaAGCCCCGGGGTGTGGGCATGGCCCCTTGTCCTCTCCCGCTGGCCACCACCGGGTTATTGCTCATGTTTCAAAAAGGATATTGCACTTCCCGAGTAGGGCGAGATTTCAGACATGTCTTGCAGGTCGCCACACTCGGATTTTATGAGGGACAAGGAGAGGCCCTCGGCAGCGCTGGGGGGGTGGGCCGGCGAGCAGGGGTGGTGGTTCATGTGGTGCGACGACATCTTGGTCCTCAGGCTGGTGGTCTCCCGGGTCAGGTCGAGGGATTCGGGGGAGGCGCGATCTTTCCCCGGGAAGGAGGCCGACGGGGCGCCCAGGGGGCTCTGGAAGGGGTAGGCCatgaggggcagagggaaggggtggCGGAAAGAGGAGGTGGAGAAGCCGGCAGTGGCCGAGAGCGGGGACTGGTGCAGGGAGGCGTGATGGccgccggccggcggggccgAGGCGGATTGGTCGGAGGAGTTTTTGCGGACGACAAGGGGCAGCGCCTCGGTTTGGTCGGTGGCGCCGGGCATGGGGACGCTGCCGAAGGTGTCGAGGGGGTTGGGAATGATGACGTCCCCGAAGCACTGGAGGCGCTGGTTGGCCGTGTGGAAGTTGTGGTTCTCCCCATTGACGGCGAACCTCGCCTGCGGGATCTGGAGAGGCGGGAAGACCTGAGGAAGCTGGCGGGAGGGCTTGGACGAGAAAACCTTGACCACCGTGTCCACAACTTGCGACATGGCGGTGTTGAGCTCCTGCTTCAGCGTCTCAGCCAAATGTTTGCCTTCAGGGTGGAAGGCGTTTGGCCCTTGCTCCTTCTCCTTGGGACCTTCTCTTTTCGGTTTGTTCTCCACGATCTCCTGCTCCCGGATGAGGGCTCGCGCCCGGTCGATGAACTGCCCCGGGTCCAGCTCACACATCTCGTTGTCCGACCTGCCGACGGAGTCGCCGCCCCTCGCATCCATGGTTTCGGAGCGCATGCTGTCTTCAGACAGGTTGCCATCTTCATCATTTTCGGAGTCGGTGCTGTCATAGATCTGGTAGAACTTCTCCtgcagctggcgcagctgcttctgcatgtcctccagctgctgcttcagctgtcTGCGCTCCTCTCGCTTCTGCTCTTTCCTCGCCGAAACCAGCTGCTGGaaactctgctgctgctgttgcggCAGCTTTTGCTTGCGTTTGTTTTCTCTGTAACTTTCTCGGGGACTCACAGACTGCGGAGCTATTTCTCTTTCGTTTTCATTGCCCCTTAATGCCACGCTAGGGGAATGGCTCATACCCCGAATTATATTCTCAACCCGGGCGCGTTTAGCTCTCAGGTGCTCGTCGCATAACCGATCCACATCAAACTGGCTCATAGTCGGCCTGCCAAAAGGGGAAAGACACTCTTGGGGGCTGTCTCTTGAAGAGTTGCTGCATACATCCTCCTGATGTACTTCTGAGCCTGTACTAGAGAGACCGCTGGCTTGGAAACTGGGCTCCGTGCCACCATTTTTGTTCATGTTATTTTTCAACAGCTGGGAAATTATGGTTGCTCCTGGAAAAGGCATCATGGCATCTTCATATGAGTTCGCCCTCTTCAGCAGCTTGCGGAGTACATTTGACTTTTCCCCATCTGCATGCTGCACCACTGAATACTCGACATCCTGCTCTGAACCTTGGGGATTCATGGCACTAAAAAACGTTGCTCTTGCCTTTGCAAAAAATGCAGATGCTGTCCCTACCGTCCTTTTCACTCCAATGTCAACTCTTCTTCTCTTGGTTTGCCTGCTTAAGAGGGCTGTGCTGTCATGGTCAGGCATCACTGGACTGTTATTGTGCCATCTTCAAAAGCTTGTCAGCTGGGCTCAGCTCAAGAATCCTGGGACCCTGGCCAACAGAACAAAAGGACTGATgaatcattttctttaaatttctccAAATTTCCTGACCTCAATcctgaataaaatgcaaaatgcataGGCTCTGGGATTTATGGCACATTACAATTATTGCAATTTATTATGCACTCTgcttgaaatgaaacatttttaaatatttctgctcCACTGGTTTAAGATGgattaagatttaaaaaagcaaaaactgctTAAGCACCAGTAATATGATTCTCTTGCACAAATGCCTAAAATGATACTGTTTATCTTCAGAAGAAAGAGTAGATTAGAAGAACACAGCCTCTGACAACCAATTGATTAAATTTAGGGCATTGAGATACATGTTACAAAAGAAGATGAAAGTACTCCTTATTTAAGATTTATTGTTAAAACAAGAAATTGTATaaaatttggattaaaaaaattcaattgCGATGTAAAAACCATAACtgtagttttgctttttaaagagagaTAAAACTGGTAAATAAACATTCAAAGGTCAAAACAACAACTTTCGCTTAATTGTAGGTAGGATAGTATATGTGTATGTGAAAGGCAAAGAAATCATAGAcgcatttggggaaaaaaaatcaactctctCTTAAATCATTAGGGAAACATTTattcagcaaagcaaaaatgcattaaaatattttatggtcGGGATTATAATATTTACAGAGATGTGATCAAATAAAGGCCAAAATGTACTTCGTTAACACAGCCTCCTATGTACCAGTGACTAGCCACGACAGTGTTTTGAATTCCCCATACATTCCCTGCCTTTTCCTAACTTATATTCGCCAAGCAAGCCCCACTACCAAAAGCTGGAGATTGTGCATTTCCTACACTAAAATACACGACGTTAAATTTTTTGCATAGCAGAAACGAGGCATGTTCAGTGTCACATCTCTCTGCTTTAGAAAAATCTCCAAGAACAATATCTCGAATGCCCAGCAAAGCCCTTCTTACATGTAATATTTTGAATACACAGAATCTTATTTCCTGTGACATgcagaaaagatgagaaaaaatatggaaagatgaaagaaataacATCAATCAGCTGCGTGAGAAAGGAAGATACCTTCTCTTTATATGAACTCTCATTGTTTCCCAGGAACACAGCATAAAAAGATAACACACTTCCTTGCATTTTGTAAAAGGCTCTTGACATAATTTGTGACTTATTAACTAGTGATGCTAAACTCACATTGCACATAAAGCACTAGACGCTCTTTCCTGTTTCTTAAAATTTAACActgaggaaaattaaaatatttttcatgcgAGGCTTATCTAATATTAAACTTTACATTTGCTTAACAGAGCACAATCTTCACAATAACAGGGTATATTGCCAAAGGCAGCATGCAGACTTTTTGGAATTGCTCCCATCTCTTTCGGTTCACCTGTAAAAACATCTACGTGCTCCCTAGGACTGCATCTGTGGCTAGTTTTAAAGAATGACTATCCATGCAAATAGGCATAATTTCAGCATGAAATAATCTGTAAAATCAAGACAGTAGTCAATGCTTAGTTTGCaaccaggatggaaaaaaaaaaaggcttttaatacTTAGAAACATTATGTTTATTCTGCAGCCTTTGCCCACGTATTCTGGATGTACTAAAAGGATTTTCAGAGGTTTGGTGTCAGAGACAGTTATGCAAGGGACGTGGTATTTGTTTACATTACTGGCTCCTTGCATACAGGAAAGCaaagaatgataaaaataaaaaaaaaaagtcatgaattCAGATGGGAAATCCAGAGCCTTACACTGTTATCAggacactgccttcagagatcaTTCCTTATCAAGAAGCACATTAAGCAAGTGAAGTTTGGATACCTCAcgataataataaaataacaaggAATTCTGTTGCAGGGGCCCAATTCTACCACCTGCGCACTGGGTAGCATCCCATCCTGCACGCAACTCCCCCAGCATCCAGGGATACCAAAATCCTGTTACGTGCCAGTGGTCGGATCAGGCCCTGCTAGGCAGAACGTGTTGTAAAAGACtgtctcctgctttctctccattAACGCAAAAGGAGTTTTTCAGGTGGCAGAATCAGGCTCAAACAACTAGGTCTTCCCTAAAATAATTGGAGGAGTCGGGATTTCAGAAGGGTTGTTTTTGTAAATCAACGGCAAAGTTCTCAGGGGGTGGAAAGGGGTGACCTCCACCGGAGATTTTAAGCAGCAAAACTGGCACAGAATAAACCAGGGTCAAGGTTGACCTTTCAATCTGGTGGTGTTCATTTGAAAGCGATATAAACTAATTGCAAGATAGCTGAAAAAGCTCTTGCTTACCGCACATAGGATATTCTAAAGGCATTCTGTGTAAAGATAATACTTgccaataggaaaaaaacaaaaaaccaaacccccaacaCCGAAAACCTTCacgcttttccttccttttctgtagTCAAGCTATGCTTGATTGAGATCCAGCAATAAGTTCCCAGACTCACGTCAAAAAACTCACGTCAGGTTTCAAGTTTTGCACATTTCCCAGCAAATTTGAGGTGCCTGACCACTGCTTCCCTCTCTCTTGCCCAATCCCAACCAAGGACACGCATGGGGAGGGCTCGCTGTACCCTTGAGTCAGCAGCTCAGGAAATAGGCTGTCCTGCGCCAGGTTGGAAGGTCATTGCCACGCATCCTTCCTCCCGTGTCCATTTTCCTCTCCCCGAGCCCCCGTACCAGTAGGTGCTCGCCTGCCCATTCCTGCCACTGCAAATGTGCGGCAGGAGGTGCTCCGGAGCGATGCCCCCTCCTTCCCTCGCTGGAAGCTGAGAGCATCGGAGTTATCGTACACTTAACCTGGGTATTAAGCAACGTCTTCCATTTGCCCTGGTGTTATCCCGAGCCTACAGACTGCCAGCTTTACGGCTTACGTGCCTTTCGGCTTAAATATGAGAAATGGCTCCACTTTAGCCTGACAAAACAGAGCAGGGATTGAATGGCCAGTTAATATTTTGGTCTCAGAGGACCAAAACCAATTCACACCTCAAGGGAAGTGGAATGGCACATACAGCGGGATGCAAAATCCCAGCCACGACAGGCAGACTTCGAGGCTGATTAGATTAGAACTGGACAAATAAGGAACccttgcaagggaaaaaaaaataattaggaagttTGTATCCTTTAAGTAGTACCAGTACTTTGGGTGCACATTGTCTCAAAACTCTGTTTCATACATCTAATGTCTCTGTACAGCTATCCAGAAATATATAGTTAGAAAGATAGCTTAGGTTGTCAAGATCTGTGTAGAAATCTTCAGAAGCATCATTTCTTTCCGAGTTACAGAGTTTTAAATTTGTGGAGGTTAAATTTGCTTTACATGTCACTTTCGATAGTCCTTGCATGCCAAGTGTAGTTTATGTTAAATTTACCCTCCGCATCTCGAGCCTCAACTCACAGGACGCGGCTTTCTCAGAAACCGAACATTTTCCATGCCCATGTAATTAAAAATCATATCAAGGGCCTCAGCACTTTCTAAGTCCACGCATAAACGTAGCTagcagtattttatttacaaatttacTTTCAAAACTTTTGTTTAAGGAGATAGGATTAAAATGTAGCTATGAATAACCTCTAAACAGCACAGCAGCTACAGGCTTGGGTTTATTTCATAACCATTTGATATGCATTGACATTTCAACTGGAAACAGATTAATTTCTAGGTATCCAAGAGTTACTGTTACCAAACCTTTGGGCAGCGCGGTCTTTAGAAAGGAATATAATGTCAGGTATTTAACCGCACTCATTACAAATAAATCAATTTCTGTAATCAATTTTGTTAACTCATCTTGATCTACAAAGATGCGGATCATTTTCTCCCAGATTAATTCATACACCTAAAAGATG contains:
- the PROX1 gene encoding prospero homeobox protein 1 isoform X1, whose amino-acid sequence is MPDHDSTALLSRQTKRRRVDIGVKRTVGTASAFFAKARATFFSAMNPQGSEQDVEYSVVQHADGEKSNVLRKLLKRANSYEDAMMPFPGATIISQLLKNNMNKNGGTEPSFQASGLSSTGSEVHQEDVCSNSSRDSPQECLSPFGRPTMSQFDVDRLCDEHLRAKRARVENIIRGMSHSPSVALRGNENEREIAPQSVSPRESYRENKRKQKLPQQQQQSFQQLVSARKEQKREERRQLKQQLEDMQKQLRQLQEKFYQIYDSTDSENDEDGNLSEDSMRSETMDARGGDSVGRSDNEMCELDPGQFIDRARALIREQEIVENKPKREGPKEKEQGPNAFHPEGKHLAETLKQELNTAMSQVVDTVVKVFSSKPSRQLPQVFPPLQIPQARFAVNGENHNFHTANQRLQCFGDVIIPNPLDTFGSVPMPGATDQTEALPLVVRKNSSDQSASAPPAGGHHASLHQSPLSATAGFSTSSFRHPFPLPLMAYPFQSPLGAPSASFPGKDRASPESLDLTRETTSLRTKMSSHHMNHHPCSPAHPPSAAEGLSLSLIKSECGDLQDMSEISPYSGSAMQEGLSPNHLKKAKLMFFYTRYPSSNMLKTYFSDVKFNRCITSQLIKWFSNFREFYYIQMEKYARQAINDGVTSTEELSITRDCELYRALNMHYNKANDFEQVPERFLEVAQITLREFFNAIIAGKDVDPSWKKAIYKVICKLDSEVPEIFKSPNCLQELLHE
- the PROX1 gene encoding prospero homeobox protein 1 isoform X2, whose protein sequence is MPDHDSTALLSRQTKRRRVDIGVKRTVGTASAFFAKARATFFSAMNPQGSEQDVEYSVVQHADGEKSNVLRKLLKRANSYEDAMMPFPGATIISQLLKNNMNKNGGTEPSFQASGLSSTGSEVHQEDVCSNSSRDSPQECLSPFGRPTMSQFDVDRLCDEHLRAKRARVENIIRGMSHSPSVALRGNENEREIAPQSVSPRESYRENKRKQKLPQQQQQSFQQLVSARKEQKREERRQLKQQLEDMQKQLRQLQEKFYQIYDSTDSENDEDGNLSEDSMRSETMDARGGDSVGRSDNEMCELDPGQFIDRARALIREQEIVENKPKREGPKEKEQGPNAFHPEGKHLAETLKQELNTAMSQVVDTVVKVFSSKPSRQLPQVFPPLQIPQARFAVNGENHNFHTANQRLQCFGDVIIPNPLDTFGSVPMPGATDQTEALPLVVRKNSSDQSASAPPAGGHHASLHQSPLSATAGFSTSSFRHPFPLPLMAYPFQSPLGAPSASFPGKDRASPESLDLTRETTSLRTKMSSHHMNHHPCSPAHPPSAAEGLSLSLIKSECGDLQDMSEISPYSGSAMQEGLSPNHLKKAKLMFFYTRYPSSNMLKTYFSDVKFNRCITSQLIKWFSNFREFYYIQMEKYARQAINDGVTSTEELSITRDCELYRALNMHYNKANDFEVPERFLEVAQITLREFFNAIIAGKDVDPSWKKAIYKVICKLDSEVPEIFKSPNCLQELLHE